From the genome of Clostridium sp. BNL1100, one region includes:
- a CDS encoding iron-containing alcohol dehydrogenase, which produces MLNFDMHLPTRIVFGKDTQKMIGSLIKPYTQKALLHYGGNSIKKSGLYDQVVASLKENNIEFVELGGVVPNPRLSLAEEGAELCKKEGVDLILAVGGGSVIDSAKAIALGACNDDIWKFYEEGGEIKAALTVATILTIPAAGSESSPHTVITNEEKQIKKGYGSNYLKPVLSIVNPELFFTLPKNQIANGVADMMSHIFERYFTNTTHTDLTDGLCETTLKTIMKNALIVSQNPENYDAWCQVGFGGTIAHNDILGLGRAQDWACHDMEHELSAIYDIAHGAGLAILTPAWMQYVYKTNINMFVQFAVNVMGVEGSYRDPDAIVMEGIARLREFYKKMGLPATLTEIGIEESKYELMAQKATGEAYGREHSIGGLKKLYWQDVLEIYKLAK; this is translated from the coding sequence AAAAAATGATAGGCAGTTTAATTAAACCATATACCCAAAAAGCACTTTTACATTATGGCGGAAATAGTATCAAGAAAAGCGGACTATACGATCAGGTGGTTGCTTCCCTGAAGGAAAATAACATAGAATTTGTTGAACTGGGCGGTGTAGTTCCCAATCCACGGTTGTCTTTAGCTGAGGAAGGGGCCGAACTTTGTAAAAAAGAAGGCGTAGACCTGATACTTGCAGTAGGCGGAGGAAGTGTAATAGACTCTGCAAAGGCGATAGCGCTAGGCGCATGCAATGATGATATATGGAAGTTTTATGAAGAGGGCGGTGAAATTAAAGCTGCTCTAACCGTTGCCACAATTCTGACAATACCAGCAGCAGGAAGTGAATCCAGCCCGCATACAGTAATTACCAACGAAGAAAAACAGATTAAAAAGGGATATGGCAGTAATTATCTTAAACCTGTTCTTAGTATAGTAAATCCGGAATTGTTTTTTACACTTCCAAAAAATCAAATTGCTAATGGCGTAGCTGATATGATGAGCCATATTTTTGAGAGATATTTCACAAATACCACTCATACAGACCTTACAGACGGCTTGTGTGAAACAACTCTTAAAACCATTATGAAAAATGCATTAATAGTTTCACAAAACCCTGAAAATTATGATGCATGGTGTCAGGTTGGTTTTGGAGGTACTATAGCACACAATGACATACTGGGTCTAGGAAGGGCTCAGGATTGGGCTTGTCATGATATGGAACATGAACTGAGTGCCATATATGATATTGCACATGGTGCGGGTCTAGCAATATTAACTCCTGCATGGATGCAGTATGTTTATAAGACAAACATTAATATGTTTGTACAGTTCGCTGTTAACGTAATGGGCGTAGAAGGCAGCTATCGTGACCCTGATGCCATAGTAATGGAAGGAATCGCAAGACTCCGTGAATTTTATAAAAAAATGGGTCTCCCGGCAACTCTCACAGAAATCGGTATAGAGGAAAGCAAATATGAGCTTATGGCCCAAAAAGCGACCGGTGAGGCATATGGTAGAGAACATTCAATCGGAGGCCTCAAAAAACTTTACTGGCAGGATGTACTTGAAATATATAAGCTTGCAAAGTAA